In Acinetobacter pittii, one genomic interval encodes:
- a CDS encoding PadR family transcriptional regulator: protein MSLPHVLLTSLLERPSTGFELARRFDRSMGFFWNATHQQIYRELNNMLKKGWVSTLENEMDNGRKKTYQVEQLGRIELASWMTQQSEPAQLRDDLMVRLRAEAQLSNNQILPELLRHLGLHQEKLKLYQSIYDKDFKDSDDLNDRVLYIHKMILELGITMESEWIKWLEQVIPQLKRFAQDNASGE from the coding sequence ATGTCACTTCCTCATGTTTTATTGACCAGCTTGCTTGAACGTCCAAGTACAGGGTTTGAACTCGCCCGCCGCTTTGACCGCTCAATGGGCTTTTTCTGGAATGCCACTCACCAGCAAATTTATCGTGAACTCAATAACATGCTTAAAAAAGGCTGGGTTTCCACTTTAGAAAATGAAATGGACAATGGCCGAAAAAAAACCTATCAGGTTGAACAACTGGGACGTATCGAACTGGCTTCATGGATGACTCAACAAAGTGAACCTGCCCAGCTTCGTGATGATTTAATGGTTAGATTGCGTGCTGAAGCACAATTGAGCAATAATCAGATATTACCTGAACTGTTAAGACATCTTGGTTTACATCAAGAGAAGCTTAAACTTTATCAAAGTATTTATGATAAAGATTTTAAAGACAGCGATGATCTAAATGACCGTGTGTTATATATCCACAAAATGATCTTAGAACTTGGGATTACGATGGAAAGTGAATGGATCAAATGGTTGGAACAAGTCATCCCTCAATTAAAACGCTTTGCCCAAGATAACGCATCTGGAGAATAG
- a CDS encoding DUF6776 family protein, which yields MTMQNSGQTTSAESSLQKKKFLNTNKPLFIGAAILMSGCFALGYTIGHRQGLTVVGYDADAEQLVEVVQKQKTALDAVNKSLNAAVQERDVAVTNANDLFEALNQANADKTQQEGMSNIYREILRQRGGLSLTIQNLAIKPLPENAYEYQLDLVQVSPSKRRALGSVEIRLIKDTEVLVVPLEAKNFNFTDFERLTGRWTMPKGFTPQFIEVRLTGGSETPVIKRFSWQRGKPVETSSAFVAEIPQAEANSQ from the coding sequence GACAGACGACTTCGGCAGAAAGTTCGTTGCAAAAGAAAAAATTTTTAAACACCAATAAGCCTTTATTTATTGGTGCTGCCATTTTAATGAGTGGTTGTTTTGCGCTCGGCTATACAATTGGGCACCGTCAAGGTTTAACTGTTGTTGGTTACGATGCAGATGCGGAGCAATTGGTTGAAGTAGTGCAAAAGCAAAAAACAGCTTTAGATGCAGTTAACAAAAGCTTAAACGCGGCAGTACAAGAGCGTGATGTGGCTGTGACCAATGCAAATGATCTGTTTGAAGCGCTTAATCAAGCGAACGCCGATAAAACTCAGCAAGAAGGTATGAGTAATATCTACCGTGAGATTTTGAGACAGCGCGGTGGTTTAAGCTTAACGATTCAAAATCTGGCCATTAAGCCTTTACCTGAAAATGCTTATGAATATCAGCTAGATTTAGTACAAGTAAGTCCAAGTAAGCGCCGTGCTCTAGGATCGGTTGAAATAAGATTGATCAAAGATACTGAAGTTTTAGTGGTACCACTTGAAGCGAAGAACTTTAACTTTACTGACTTTGAACGTTTAACAGGTCGTTGGACGATGCCTAAAGGTTTTACGCCTCAATTTATTGAAGTGCGTTTAACAGGCGGCTCTGAAACACCAGTTATTAAACGTTTTAGTTGGCAGCGTGGTAAACCTGTCGAAACATCTTCTGCCTTTGTAGCAGAAATTCCTCAAGCTGAAGCAAATTCACAATAG
- a CDS encoding YnfA family protein — translation MLIDSLAITRILSVFGLFIITAIAEILGCYFPYLILKEGKSAWLWIPTALSLAIFVWLLTLHPAASGRIYAAYGGIYIFTALMWLRFVDQVGLTRWDLLGGLIVLCGASLIILQPQGLIR, via the coding sequence ATGTTAATTGATAGTCTTGCTATAACCCGAATACTGAGTGTATTCGGGTTATTTATTATCACAGCAATTGCTGAAATTCTGGGTTGTTATTTTCCTTATCTGATTTTAAAAGAAGGTAAGTCAGCTTGGTTGTGGATACCTACAGCTTTAAGTCTAGCTATCTTCGTATGGCTGCTGACCCTACATCCAGCAGCTTCTGGGCGCATTTATGCTGCATATGGCGGTATCTATATTTTTACTGCGCTCATGTGGTTACGCTTTGTTGATCAGGTCGGTTTAACCAGATGGGATCTATTAGGTGGTCTAATTGTGCTTTGTGGAGCGAGCTTAATTATTTTGCAGCCTCAAGGATTGATTCGCTAA
- the bioH gene encoding alpha/beta hydrolase — protein MPYYTMPDRENLFVRRIGRGEPVLVLSGLGMQSWQWLPFIYANRKEYEFIIPDWRGFGGSKNCAIPQQDAISSHWQDVAHLIDQLKLNNFILMGYSMGATTAMHGMKHAQLAQQLKAYLHIDQTPKISVDSTWEYGLFGPLHTQFKQLLNDIYQLLAKHKNAKYLYELSLPDRQELVRLWVDFIELQSSNPFSPLVFKTALKQPFLQKYLLPIQRLDYLFWYVENYLYHNEDYREAIQQLACPTTFFIGRNSTLYPETGQTLIAHSVEHAKAIYFERSGHTPLLTEPKKFGNEITTFLSELKHAS, from the coding sequence ATGCCGTATTACACCATGCCCGATCGGGAAAATTTATTTGTACGTCGTATTGGTCGTGGTGAGCCTGTTTTGGTTTTATCTGGCCTTGGCATGCAAAGTTGGCAGTGGCTACCTTTTATTTATGCAAACCGCAAAGAATATGAATTTATTATTCCAGACTGGCGCGGATTCGGTGGTTCAAAAAATTGTGCGATTCCCCAGCAAGATGCAATTTCTAGCCATTGGCAAGACGTTGCTCATTTAATAGATCAATTAAAACTTAATAACTTTATCTTGATGGGTTATTCAATGGGCGCGACAACTGCCATGCACGGCATGAAACACGCTCAACTGGCTCAGCAGTTAAAAGCTTATTTACATATTGATCAGACACCAAAGATATCAGTAGATTCAACTTGGGAATATGGTTTATTTGGCCCTCTTCACACTCAGTTCAAACAATTATTAAATGATATCTATCAATTATTAGCAAAGCATAAAAATGCCAAATATCTTTATGAGCTATCGCTTCCAGATCGGCAAGAACTGGTCCGTCTTTGGGTAGATTTTATTGAACTACAAAGTAGTAACCCATTTAGTCCTTTAGTTTTTAAAACAGCTTTGAAACAGCCTTTTCTACAAAAATATTTATTACCCATTCAACGTTTGGATTACTTGTTTTGGTATGTGGAAAATTATCTTTATCACAATGAAGATTATCGCGAAGCGATTCAGCAATTAGCATGTCCAACCACCTTCTTTATTGGTCGCAATTCGACACTTTATCCAGAAACTGGGCAAACACTGATTGCCCATAGTGTTGAACATGCAAAAGCAATATATTTTGAACGCTCAGGCCATACACCTCTATTAACCGAGCCTAAAAAGTTTGGAAATGAAATCACTACATTCTTATCCGAACTCAAGCATGCTTCTTAA
- the clpS gene encoding ATP-dependent Clp protease adapter ClpS yields the protein MRTNKRQTNLKDIKASFQQSGYVDWHFHPRLSDSQNEDHDGEVVVQTAPPELKRPPLYAVVLMNDDYTPMDFVIEILQQYFAMNLDQATQVMLTVHYEGKGIAGVYPRDIAETKANLVNNYARSQGHPLLCQIEPKA from the coding sequence ATGCGAACAAATAAGCGTCAAACAAACTTAAAAGATATCAAGGCTTCTTTTCAGCAGTCTGGCTATGTCGATTGGCACTTCCATCCACGCTTAAGTGATTCGCAAAACGAAGATCATGACGGAGAGGTTGTTGTACAAACAGCCCCTCCAGAACTCAAGCGTCCCCCATTATATGCAGTTGTATTAATGAATGACGATTACACCCCAATGGACTTTGTAATTGAAATTTTACAACAATACTTTGCAATGAATCTTGACCAAGCAACTCAAGTAATGCTAACAGTACACTATGAAGGTAAAGGTATTGCCGGAGTATATCCAAGAGACATCGCGGAAACTAAGGCAAACCTTGTTAATAATTACGCTCGATCGCAAGGTCATCCATTACTTTGCCAGATTGAGCCTAAAGCATAA
- a CDS encoding 3-deoxy-7-phosphoheptulonate synthase has product MNALNTLLTQTNTKETPVSLPIQLKAKYPLAHTFARQIAEHRQIIQNILNGKDHRLMVITGPCSIHDPVAVLEYAEKLQKLQEKIKDQIFIVMRTYIEKPRTTVGWKGFMYDPNLDGSSNLQLGLEKSRELYLQIIEKGLPIASEILSPMATGYFDDLLAWGAIGARTSESQIHREISSHMPYSIGFKNGTDGSIQIALDAIQSAQNEHQFLGMNQQGLPSVIQSAGNPLPHLILRGANHGPNYDLASIQAIGEKYKQNLPALVIDCSHGNSGKDPLRQPEVLQQIVAERLKTQVRGVMIESHLVDGNQKISCEMTYGQSVTDGCLGWEKTEQLLLSVSEQLKAKVLAHSA; this is encoded by the coding sequence ATGAATGCCCTAAATACTTTACTGACTCAAACCAATACAAAAGAAACACCAGTTAGTTTACCTATACAGTTAAAAGCGAAATATCCGCTTGCACACACTTTCGCACGTCAAATTGCCGAACACCGTCAAATTATTCAAAATATTCTTAACGGCAAAGATCATCGTCTAATGGTAATTACAGGGCCTTGTTCAATTCATGATCCAGTCGCGGTACTTGAATACGCTGAAAAACTGCAAAAACTACAAGAAAAAATAAAAGATCAAATTTTTATCGTAATGCGCACATACATTGAAAAGCCACGCACAACTGTGGGCTGGAAGGGTTTCATGTATGATCCAAATTTAGATGGTTCATCAAATTTACAACTTGGTTTAGAAAAGTCTCGTGAACTGTACCTACAAATTATTGAAAAAGGTTTGCCAATTGCGAGTGAAATTTTAAGCCCAATGGCAACTGGGTATTTTGATGATTTATTGGCTTGGGGGGCAATTGGTGCTCGTACCAGTGAGTCTCAGATTCACCGTGAGATCTCAAGTCATATGCCATACAGTATTGGTTTTAAGAATGGCACTGATGGTTCTATTCAGATTGCATTAGATGCGATTCAGTCAGCACAAAATGAACATCAATTTTTAGGTATGAACCAACAAGGCTTGCCTTCAGTGATTCAGAGTGCTGGCAACCCATTACCGCACTTGATCTTGCGTGGAGCAAATCATGGTCCAAACTATGATTTAGCTTCAATTCAGGCGATAGGCGAAAAGTACAAACAAAATCTACCTGCACTGGTGATAGATTGTAGTCATGGTAATAGTGGCAAAGATCCGTTGCGTCAGCCGGAAGTATTACAGCAAATCGTTGCTGAACGTTTAAAAACACAAGTTAGAGGGGTCATGATTGAAAGTCATTTGGTTGATGGTAATCAAAAGATTTCTTGTGAGATGACTTATGGCCAGTCAGTAACCGATGGTTGCTTAGGGTGGGAAAAAACAGAGCAACTTTTGTTAAGTGTATCTGAGCAATTAAAAGCAAAAGTGTTAGCCCATTCCGCTTAA
- the clpA gene encoding ATP-dependent Clp protease ATP-binding subunit ClpA: MLSRQLEVSLRLAVSMARQKRHEFLTVEHLLLALLDNDSAVNALKACGADIVSLRKELEEYVEQHTPKLGENSEQAPHPTESFDRILQRAIFHVQSSGGDRTVEGADVLVAMYSERDSFAVYLLKRHQINRLTLTQYLSHGTRKDEVQVEEEVEDIEGETSAGNAGPLELYTLNLNVEAQKGKTDPLIGREKEIERTAQILCRRRKNNPLLVGDPGVGKTSIAEGLAWLIVNGKAPKPLSQAEIYSLDIGALVAGTKYRGDFEKRLKQLLNALKKNPNAILFIDEIHMIIGAGSSMGSTMDASNLIKPALANGTLRCIGSTTFQEYRQVFEKDHALSRRFQKIDVNEPSISETIDILRGLKTKFEDFHHVQYDDKALVSAVELSAKFINDRFLPDKAIDVIDEAGAQRRLKAESDDSLITVENIEDIVSKIARIPPKTVSKDDKSVLENLERDLKRVVFGQDEAITALGSAIKLSRAGLKSPDKPVGSFVFAGPTGVGKTEVTKQLAKLLGVELVRFDMSEYMERHAVSRLIGAPPGYVGYDQGGLLTDAIHKNPHCVLLLDEIEKAHPDVFNLLLQIMDHGALTDNNGRKSDFRNVIIVLTTNIGAESISRASIGFTEQDHSSDNQEAMKRAFSPEFRNRLDGVIQFKALPTTVIESVVDKFLTELQAQLDEKQVVLDVDQSARDWLATNGYDRLMGARPMQRLIQEHLKKPLAEMILFGELADHGGNVAVSVKKEDGKAVGLKLEVFEDHHTAEPA; encoded by the coding sequence ATGCTCAGTCGTCAATTAGAAGTATCATTACGTTTGGCTGTTAGCATGGCTCGTCAAAAGAGACATGAGTTTCTTACAGTCGAACACTTATTATTAGCATTACTCGACAACGATTCAGCCGTGAATGCACTCAAAGCATGTGGGGCTGATATAGTTTCTTTGCGTAAAGAATTAGAAGAATATGTAGAACAACATACTCCTAAGCTTGGCGAAAATAGCGAGCAAGCTCCACATCCAACAGAAAGTTTCGACCGCATTTTGCAACGTGCTATTTTCCACGTGCAATCAAGTGGCGGCGATCGTACTGTTGAAGGTGCGGATGTTTTGGTCGCAATGTACTCAGAGCGTGATTCTTTTGCTGTGTATTTACTTAAACGTCATCAAATCAATCGCTTGACATTAACTCAATACTTGTCTCATGGGACACGTAAAGACGAAGTGCAAGTTGAAGAAGAAGTTGAAGATATTGAAGGTGAAACCAGCGCAGGCAATGCAGGGCCATTAGAGCTTTATACGCTGAACTTAAATGTTGAAGCGCAAAAAGGCAAAACTGATCCACTGATTGGTCGTGAAAAAGAAATTGAGCGTACAGCACAAATTTTGTGCCGCCGTCGCAAAAATAACCCATTACTTGTAGGTGATCCGGGTGTTGGTAAAACCTCGATTGCTGAAGGTCTGGCATGGTTAATTGTGAATGGTAAAGCACCAAAACCTTTAAGTCAGGCTGAAATCTATAGTCTGGACATTGGGGCATTGGTTGCTGGAACGAAATATCGTGGTGACTTTGAAAAACGTTTAAAACAACTGCTTAATGCATTGAAGAAAAATCCAAATGCGATTTTATTCATTGATGAGATTCATATGATCATTGGTGCAGGCTCAAGTATGGGCAGCACAATGGATGCTTCAAATCTCATTAAGCCGGCTTTAGCTAATGGTACTTTACGTTGTATTGGTTCAACGACTTTCCAAGAATATCGTCAGGTTTTTGAAAAAGACCATGCGTTATCACGTCGTTTCCAAAAAATTGACGTTAATGAGCCAAGTATTTCGGAAACGATTGATATTTTGCGTGGATTGAAAACTAAGTTTGAAGATTTCCACCATGTACAATATGACGATAAGGCATTGGTATCAGCTGTAGAACTTTCTGCTAAATTTATTAATGATCGTTTCTTGCCCGATAAAGCGATTGATGTCATTGATGAAGCAGGTGCTCAGCGTCGTCTGAAAGCTGAAAGTGATGATAGCTTGATTACGGTAGAGAATATCGAGGATATCGTTTCTAAGATCGCTCGTATTCCGCCAAAAACTGTGTCTAAAGATGATAAGTCAGTGCTTGAAAATCTTGAGCGTGATTTGAAACGTGTAGTGTTTGGTCAAGATGAAGCAATCACTGCATTAGGTTCAGCGATCAAGTTATCTCGTGCTGGCTTAAAATCGCCAGATAAACCAGTGGGTAGTTTTGTTTTTGCTGGCCCAACTGGGGTAGGTAAAACCGAGGTTACTAAGCAGCTGGCGAAATTGTTAGGTGTGGAGCTTGTACGTTTCGATATGTCTGAATATATGGAACGTCATGCAGTTTCCCGTTTAATTGGTGCACCTCCGGGGTATGTGGGTTATGACCAAGGTGGTTTGCTCACTGATGCGATTCATAAAAATCCGCATTGCGTCTTGTTGCTTGATGAAATTGAGAAAGCACATCCAGATGTGTTTAATCTCTTGCTACAAATCATGGACCATGGTGCGTTGACGGATAACAATGGACGTAAGTCAGATTTTAGAAATGTGATTATTGTTTTGACTACGAATATTGGCGCGGAAAGTATTTCACGTGCGAGCATTGGTTTTACAGAACAAGATCATAGTTCTGATAACCAAGAAGCGATGAAACGTGCTTTCTCACCAGAGTTCCGTAACCGTCTAGATGGCGTTATTCAATTCAAAGCATTACCAACTACTGTGATTGAGTCTGTAGTCGACAAATTCTTAACTGAACTGCAAGCACAATTGGATGAAAAACAAGTTGTTCTTGATGTCGATCAAAGTGCACGAGATTGGTTAGCAACAAACGGTTATGATCGTTTGATGGGTGCTCGTCCAATGCAACGTCTCATTCAAGAACATTTGAAGAAACCACTCGCTGAAATGATTCTGTTTGGTGAACTTGCAGATCATGGTGGTAATGTGGCTGTATCAGTGAAAAAAGAAGATGGCAAAGCTGTCGGCTTGAAACTTGAAGTGTTTGAAGATCATCATACGGCAGAACCAGCGTAA